One genomic segment of Amycolatopsis granulosa includes these proteins:
- a CDS encoding acyl-CoA synthetase has protein sequence MTTTLETIGLWRIAAGHPDRTAVVNPDGGEVGYGALAGKGDAYARGLRELGLETGDVVVVLQPNGAELLAAYFAALQTGLYVVMVNWHLVGPEVAYILSDSGAKAFLAHERFAEVATAAADEAGIPSGARFAVGRIDGFRDVAELGAGGSGRPQVRTAGSPMLYTSGTTGRPKGVRRPLSGADPDTVPAASTWFFGIFGLEPFDGHVHLCGSPLYHTAVLNFASISIQLGHPVVLMDRWDPEEMLRLIERYRVTHSHLVPTQFRRLLALPEEVRSRYDLSSLRNMIHGAAPCPPEVKRRMLEWWGPVVTDYYAATEGGGTMITGAEWLRKPGSVGRPWPGSVVKILDDDGNELPPGRPGAVYMRMGSSTFEYHKDAEKTRKARAGDLFTLGDVGYLDEDGYLFLHDRKSDMIISGGVNIYPAEIENEMVVHPKVADVAVFGIPHEDWGEEIKAVVQPAPGVAPGPELAAELLEWVRGRLAKFKLPRSVDFAEELPRDPNGKLYKRKLRDPYWTDRQI, from the coding sequence ATGACCACCACACTGGAGACCATCGGCCTGTGGCGGATCGCGGCCGGGCACCCGGACCGGACGGCCGTCGTGAACCCCGACGGCGGCGAGGTCGGCTACGGCGCGCTCGCCGGCAAGGGCGACGCCTACGCGCGTGGCCTGCGCGAGCTGGGCCTGGAGACCGGCGACGTGGTGGTGGTGCTGCAACCCAACGGCGCCGAGCTGCTCGCGGCCTACTTCGCCGCGCTGCAGACCGGGCTGTACGTGGTGATGGTCAACTGGCACCTGGTCGGTCCCGAGGTCGCCTACATCCTGTCCGACTCCGGCGCGAAGGCGTTCCTCGCGCACGAGCGGTTCGCCGAGGTGGCCACGGCGGCGGCGGACGAGGCCGGGATCCCGTCCGGCGCGCGGTTCGCCGTCGGCCGCATCGACGGGTTCCGCGACGTGGCCGAGCTGGGCGCCGGGGGGAGCGGCCGCCCGCAGGTGCGGACGGCCGGGTCGCCGATGCTCTACACGTCGGGCACGACCGGGCGGCCCAAGGGCGTGCGCCGCCCGCTCAGCGGCGCCGACCCGGACACCGTGCCGGCCGCGTCCACGTGGTTCTTCGGCATCTTCGGCCTCGAGCCGTTCGACGGGCACGTCCACCTGTGCGGGTCGCCGCTCTACCACACGGCGGTGCTGAACTTCGCGTCGATCTCGATCCAGCTCGGGCACCCGGTCGTGCTGATGGACCGGTGGGATCCGGAGGAGATGCTGCGGCTGATCGAGCGGTACCGGGTCACGCACAGCCACCTGGTGCCGACGCAGTTCCGCCGCCTGCTGGCGCTGCCGGAGGAGGTGCGGTCGCGGTACGACCTGTCGTCGCTGCGGAACATGATCCACGGCGCCGCGCCGTGCCCGCCGGAGGTCAAGCGGCGGATGCTGGAGTGGTGGGGTCCGGTGGTGACCGACTACTACGCCGCGACCGAGGGCGGCGGCACGATGATCACCGGTGCGGAGTGGCTGCGCAAGCCCGGCTCGGTGGGGCGGCCGTGGCCCGGGTCGGTGGTCAAGATCCTCGACGACGACGGCAACGAGCTGCCGCCGGGCCGGCCGGGCGCGGTGTACATGCGGATGGGGTCGTCGACGTTCGAGTACCACAAGGACGCCGAGAAGACGCGCAAGGCGCGGGCCGGGGACCTGTTCACCCTCGGCGACGTGGGGTACCTGGACGAGGACGGCTACCTGTTCCTGCACGACCGCAAGAGCGACATGATCATCTCCGGCGGGGTGAACATCTACCCGGCGGAGATCGAGAACGAGATGGTCGTGCACCCGAAGGTCGCCGATGTCGCGGTGTTCGGCATCCCGCACGAGGACTGGGGCGAGGAGATCAAGGCCGTCGTGCAGCCCGCACCCGGCGTGGCGCCCGGGCCGGAGCTGGCCGCCGAGCTGCTGGAGTGGGTGCGCGGGCGGCTGGCGAAGTTCAAGCTGCCACGCAGCGTGGACTTCGCCGAGGAACTGCCGCGCGACCCGAACGGGAAGCTGTACAAGCGGAAGCTGCGCGATCCGTATTGGACGGACCGGCAGATCTGA
- a CDS encoding cytochrome P450, whose amino-acid sequence MATPLIPAGFDFTDPDLIATRLPLAEFAELRRTAPVWWNAQPYNRAGFRDDGFWVVTRHEDVKTVSRDSELFSSREKLAIIRFDETMTDESLDANRLVLLNMDAPQHTKLRRIVSKGFTPRAISRLEDTLRERAARIVHEAKRKGSGDFVEDVACELPLQAIAELIGIPQEDRRKIFDWSNQMIGYDDPEYDVEPIAASAELVGYAWNMAEQRRTCPMDDIVTKLVQADVDGESLSSEEFGFFVILLSVAGNETTRNAITHGMKAMLDHPEQWELYRERRPKTAPDEIVRWATPVIAFQRTATADTELGGQHIRAGDRVGMFYSSANFDPEVFDEPERFDVLRDPNPHVGFGGTGSHYCIGANLARLEIDLIFNAIADEMPGIREVAPPERLRSGWLNGIKHYRVAYT is encoded by the coding sequence GTGGCCACGCCCCTGATCCCCGCCGGCTTCGATTTCACCGACCCCGACCTGATCGCGACGCGGCTGCCACTGGCGGAGTTCGCCGAGCTGCGCAGGACCGCACCGGTCTGGTGGAACGCCCAGCCGTACAACCGCGCGGGGTTCCGCGACGACGGCTTCTGGGTCGTCACCCGCCACGAGGACGTCAAGACCGTGTCGAGGGACAGCGAGCTGTTCTCCTCGCGGGAGAAGCTGGCGATCATCCGCTTCGACGAGACGATGACCGACGAGAGCCTCGACGCGAACCGGCTCGTCCTGCTGAACATGGACGCTCCGCAGCACACCAAGCTGCGCCGGATCGTGTCGAAGGGTTTCACGCCCCGCGCGATCTCCCGGCTGGAGGACACCCTGCGCGAACGCGCGGCCCGCATCGTGCACGAGGCGAAGCGGAAGGGGTCCGGGGACTTCGTCGAGGACGTCGCGTGCGAGCTGCCGCTGCAGGCGATCGCCGAGCTCATCGGCATCCCGCAGGAGGACCGGCGCAAGATCTTCGACTGGTCCAACCAGATGATCGGCTACGACGACCCGGAGTACGACGTCGAACCGATCGCGGCCTCGGCCGAGCTGGTCGGCTACGCCTGGAACATGGCCGAGCAGCGGCGCACGTGTCCGATGGACGACATCGTCACCAAGCTGGTCCAGGCCGATGTGGACGGTGAGTCGCTCAGCTCCGAGGAGTTCGGGTTCTTCGTCATCCTGCTGTCGGTGGCCGGCAACGAGACCACCCGCAACGCGATCACGCACGGCATGAAAGCCATGCTCGACCACCCGGAGCAGTGGGAGCTCTACCGCGAGCGGCGGCCGAAGACGGCGCCGGACGAGATCGTCCGCTGGGCGACACCGGTCATCGCCTTCCAGCGGACCGCGACCGCCGACACCGAACTGGGCGGGCAGCACATCCGCGCGGGCGATCGGGTCGGCATGTTCTACAGCTCGGCCAACTTCGACCCGGAGGTGTTCGACGAGCCGGAGCGCTTCGACGTGCTGCGCGACCCGAACCCGCACGTCGGCTTCGGCGGCACCGGCTCGCACTACTGCATCGGGGCGAATCTCGCACGGCTGGAGATCGACCTGATCTTCAACGCCATCGCCGACGAAATGCCTGGTATCCGTGAGGTCGCACCTCCGGAGCGGCTGCGGTCCGGCTGGCTCAACGGCATCAAGCACTACCGGGTGGCCTATACATAG
- a CDS encoding thiolase domain-containing protein codes for MAKQLAAVLGTGQTHHRAKRTDVSMPGLLREAIDRAMADARVAWPDIDAVVVGKAPDLFEGVMMPELFLADALGATGKPLLRVHTAGSVGGSTALVATSLVQSGIHRRVLTVAFEKQSESNAMWALSIAPPFTMPVGAGAGGYFAPHVRSYIRRSGAPEHVGAIVAAKDRRNGALNPYAHLRQPDITVEKVRASQVLWDPIRYDETCPSSDGACAMVIGDETAGDAAGSGVAWVHATAMRTEPTTFAGRDQVNPRAGRDAAAALWREAGITDPLSEIDAAEIYVPFSWFEPMWLENLGFTPEGEGWRLTEAGETALGGRLPVNPSGGVLSSNPIGASGMLRFAEAAKQVMGRAGDYQVDGARRALGHAYGGGSQYFAMWVVGAGKP; via the coding sequence ATGGCGAAACAGCTCGCCGCGGTGCTCGGCACCGGGCAGACCCACCACCGCGCCAAACGGACCGACGTGTCCATGCCCGGTCTGCTGCGCGAGGCGATCGACCGGGCGATGGCCGACGCCCGGGTGGCGTGGCCGGACATCGACGCGGTCGTCGTCGGCAAGGCGCCGGACCTGTTCGAGGGCGTGATGATGCCCGAGCTCTTCCTGGCCGACGCGCTGGGCGCGACCGGGAAACCGTTGCTGCGCGTGCACACCGCGGGTTCGGTGGGCGGGTCGACGGCGCTGGTCGCGACGAGCCTGGTGCAGTCCGGCATCCACCGCCGGGTGCTCACGGTGGCGTTCGAGAAGCAGTCCGAGTCGAACGCGATGTGGGCGCTGTCGATCGCGCCGCCGTTCACCATGCCGGTCGGGGCCGGTGCCGGCGGGTACTTCGCGCCGCACGTGCGGTCCTACATCCGGCGGTCCGGCGCGCCCGAGCACGTCGGCGCGATCGTCGCGGCGAAGGACCGGCGCAACGGGGCGCTCAACCCGTACGCGCACCTGCGGCAGCCGGACATCACGGTGGAGAAGGTGCGCGCCTCGCAGGTGCTGTGGGACCCGATCCGCTACGACGAGACCTGCCCGTCGTCGGACGGCGCGTGCGCGATGGTGATCGGTGACGAGACCGCCGGTGACGCGGCCGGAAGCGGCGTGGCCTGGGTGCACGCGACCGCGATGCGCACCGAACCGACCACGTTCGCCGGGCGGGACCAGGTGAACCCGCGGGCGGGCCGGGATGCGGCCGCCGCGCTGTGGCGGGAGGCGGGGATCACCGACCCGCTGTCCGAAATCGACGCGGCGGAGATCTACGTGCCGTTCTCCTGGTTCGAACCGATGTGGCTGGAGAACCTGGGCTTCACGCCCGAGGGCGAGGGGTGGCGGCTGACCGAGGCCGGCGAAACCGCACTGGGCGGGCGGCTGCCGGTCAACCCCTCCGGCGGGGTGCTGTCGTCGAACCCGATCGGCGCGTCCGGCATGCTCCGCTTCGCCGAGGCCGCCAAACAGGTGATGGGCCGGGCCGGTGACTACCAGGTCGACGGCGCCCGGCGCGCGCTCGGGCACGCCTACGGCGGTGGATCGCAGTACTTCGCGATGTGGGTGGTGGGCGCGGGCAAGCCCTGA
- a CDS encoding crotonase/enoyl-CoA hydratase family protein → MPQPHALVEQRAHTLVVTLNRPEVRNAISGEMLTILTGAWDRVDRDPGIRCCVLTGAGGAFCAGADLKSMSRNSPADSYERGTFDPARIEGLLKGRRLTKPLIAAVEGPAIAGGTEILQATDIRVAGESARFGVSEARWGLFPMGGSAVRLPRQIPYTMAAEILLTGRHLTAAEAKEIGLIGSVVPDGTALDRALELADLIAANGPLAVRAILRTIRDTEAMAEEEAFTLEARYGLEVFRSADAKEGPRAFTEKRTPRFEGR, encoded by the coding sequence ATGCCACAGCCGCACGCCCTGGTTGAACAACGCGCGCACACGCTCGTGGTGACGCTGAACCGGCCGGAGGTCCGCAACGCGATCAGCGGCGAGATGCTGACGATCCTGACCGGCGCGTGGGACCGGGTGGACCGCGATCCGGGCATCCGGTGCTGCGTGCTCACCGGGGCGGGCGGGGCGTTCTGCGCGGGCGCGGACCTGAAGTCGATGAGCCGCAACTCCCCCGCCGACTCCTACGAGCGCGGCACGTTCGACCCGGCTCGCATCGAGGGACTGCTCAAGGGCCGCCGGCTCACGAAACCGCTGATCGCGGCCGTGGAAGGCCCGGCCATCGCCGGCGGCACCGAGATCCTGCAGGCCACCGACATCCGGGTGGCCGGGGAAAGCGCCCGCTTCGGTGTCTCGGAGGCCCGCTGGGGCCTGTTCCCGATGGGCGGTTCGGCGGTCCGGCTGCCGCGGCAGATCCCGTACACGATGGCCGCGGAGATCCTGCTGACCGGACGGCACCTCACCGCGGCCGAGGCCAAGGAGATCGGCCTGATCGGCAGCGTGGTGCCCGACGGCACCGCACTCGACCGCGCGCTGGAGCTGGCGGACCTGATCGCGGCCAACGGCCCGCTCGCGGTGCGGGCGATCCTGCGCACGATCCGGGACACCGAGGCCATGGCCGAGGAGGAGGCGTTCACACTGGAGGCCCGGTACGGGCTGGAGGTCTTCCGGTCCGCGGACGCCAAGGAGGGCCCGCGGGCGTTCACGGAGAAGCGCACACCCCGGTTCGAAGGCCGCTGA
- a CDS encoding amidase encodes MPVVPPTPEELAELGARYGFHFSEADLKSFTGLVEANLAAHNAVERLYARSAPTAPHRDFSWPGDNPLGAWYVRTRIPPTGDGPLAGREVAVKDNIAVAGVPMMNGSRAVEGFVPRRDATVVSRVLAAGGTIAGKAVCEDLCYSGSSFTSASGPVRNPWDPTRQTGGSSSGNAALLAAGEVDFAIGGDQGGSVRIPAAFCGVVGHKPTHGLVPYTGAFPIETTIDHLGPMTRTVRDAALLLAVLAGDDGYDPRQFRTPGPQDYLAAVEQDIRGLRVGVLTEGFGLPVSEPGVDDAVRAAVDRLAAAGAVVSEVSVPWHRDGFDVWTVIGTDGTARQMIDGNGYGMNVSGRYDPELVVHFAQGRRAHGDAMSDMLKTVILTGAHAAERYDMRHYAMARELAWELRAAYDAALTEVDVLVLPTVPYVAKPLPGPDASHEEKMANALAMVGNTAPFDASGHPAISVPAALVDGLPTGLMIAGRRFDDATVLRVAAAYEREVGGFPAPR; translated from the coding sequence GTGCCCGTCGTCCCGCCCACCCCGGAAGAACTCGCCGAACTCGGCGCGCGTTACGGCTTCCACTTCAGCGAAGCCGATCTGAAGTCCTTCACCGGTCTGGTGGAGGCCAACCTCGCCGCGCACAACGCCGTCGAGCGCCTGTACGCGCGTTCGGCGCCCACCGCCCCGCACCGGGACTTCTCCTGGCCCGGGGACAACCCGCTCGGCGCCTGGTACGTGCGCACCCGGATCCCGCCGACCGGCGACGGTCCGCTGGCCGGCCGCGAGGTGGCGGTGAAGGACAACATCGCGGTCGCCGGTGTCCCGATGATGAACGGCTCCCGCGCGGTGGAAGGGTTCGTGCCGCGCCGTGATGCGACCGTCGTCAGCCGGGTGCTCGCGGCGGGCGGCACGATCGCCGGCAAGGCGGTGTGCGAGGACCTGTGCTACTCCGGGTCCAGCTTCACCTCGGCCAGCGGCCCGGTCCGCAACCCCTGGGACCCCACCCGCCAGACCGGCGGCTCGTCGTCGGGCAACGCGGCCCTGCTCGCCGCGGGCGAGGTCGACTTCGCCATCGGCGGTGACCAGGGCGGTTCGGTGCGGATCCCGGCGGCGTTCTGCGGCGTGGTCGGGCACAAGCCGACGCACGGGCTGGTGCCCTACACCGGCGCGTTCCCGATCGAAACCACGATCGACCACCTCGGCCCGATGACCCGCACCGTGCGGGACGCGGCGTTGCTGCTGGCCGTTCTCGCCGGCGACGACGGCTACGACCCGCGCCAGTTCCGCACGCCCGGGCCGCAGGACTACCTGGCCGCCGTCGAGCAGGACATCCGCGGCCTGCGGGTCGGGGTGCTCACCGAGGGATTCGGGCTGCCGGTGTCCGAGCCGGGGGTCGACGACGCCGTGCGCGCCGCGGTCGACCGGCTCGCCGCCGCGGGCGCCGTGGTGTCCGAGGTGAGCGTGCCGTGGCACCGCGACGGGTTCGACGTGTGGACCGTGATCGGCACGGACGGCACCGCCCGTCAGATGATCGACGGCAACGGCTACGGCATGAACGTCTCCGGCCGGTACGACCCCGAGCTGGTGGTGCACTTCGCGCAGGGCAGGCGCGCGCACGGCGACGCCATGTCGGACATGCTCAAGACCGTGATCCTCACCGGTGCCCACGCGGCGGAGCGCTACGACATGCGGCACTACGCGATGGCGCGCGAGCTGGCGTGGGAGCTGCGGGCGGCCTACGACGCGGCGCTGACCGAGGTGGACGTGCTGGTCCTGCCGACCGTGCCCTACGTGGCGAAGCCGCTGCCCGGGCCGGACGCCAGCCACGAGGAGAAGATGGCCAACGCGCTGGCCATGGTCGGCAACACCGCACCGTTCGACGCGAGCGGCCACCCGGCGATCTCGGTGCCGGCCGCCCTGGTGGACGGCCTGCCGACCGGGTTGATGATCGCGGGCCGCCGCTTCGACGACGCGACGGTGCTGCGCGTGGCCGCGGCCTACGAGCGGGAGGTGGGTGGTTTCCCCGCGCCGCGGTAG
- a CDS encoding thiolase domain-containing protein, producing MRDVAVVGFAQAPNVRSTPGTTNGVEMLVPILAQVYEQTGLSKQDIGFWCSGSSDYLAGRAFSFISAIDAIGAFPPIHESHVEMDAAWALYEAWLKIRTGEADTALVYGFGKSSAGQLRRVLALQLDPYTVAPLWPDSVSIAALQARLGLDAGLWSEKDLAAVAARSRADATRNPFAQVSGGTEVCGVTELLDAPYLADPLRAHDIAPVTDGAAVIVLAAADRAAEFAERPAVITGIEHRVDTPVLGARDLTRSPSTEAAGRAVGTGGVEIAELHAPFTHQELILRTALGLGDDVRINPSGGALAGNPMFAAGLARIGEAASRILTGEASKVLAHATSGPALQQNLVAVLEA from the coding sequence ATGCGGGACGTCGCGGTGGTCGGGTTCGCCCAGGCCCCGAACGTGCGCTCCACCCCGGGCACCACCAACGGCGTGGAGATGCTCGTGCCCATCCTCGCCCAGGTCTACGAGCAAACCGGACTGTCCAAACAGGACATCGGGTTCTGGTGCTCGGGCTCGTCGGACTACCTGGCGGGCCGGGCGTTCTCGTTCATCTCCGCCATCGACGCGATCGGCGCGTTCCCGCCGATCCACGAGTCGCACGTCGAGATGGACGCGGCGTGGGCGCTGTACGAGGCGTGGCTGAAGATCCGCACCGGCGAGGCCGACACCGCGCTGGTGTACGGATTCGGCAAGTCCTCGGCCGGACAGCTGCGCCGGGTGCTGGCCTTGCAGCTCGACCCCTACACCGTCGCGCCGCTGTGGCCGGACTCGGTGAGCATCGCCGCCCTGCAGGCCCGGCTCGGGCTGGACGCCGGGCTGTGGAGCGAGAAGGACCTGGCCGCGGTCGCCGCCCGCAGCCGCGCCGACGCCACCCGCAACCCCTTCGCCCAGGTCTCCGGGGGCACCGAGGTCTGCGGGGTCACCGAATTGCTGGACGCGCCCTACCTCGCGGACCCGTTGCGCGCGCACGACATCGCGCCGGTCACCGACGGCGCGGCGGTGATCGTCCTGGCCGCCGCCGACCGGGCAGCCGAGTTCGCCGAGCGCCCGGCGGTCATCACGGGCATCGAACACCGGGTGGACACGCCCGTGCTCGGCGCCCGCGACCTGACCCGGTCACCGTCGACGGAGGCGGCCGGCCGGGCCGTGGGCACCGGCGGCGTGGAGATCGCCGAGCTGCACGCGCCGTTCACCCACCAGGAGCTGATCCTGCGGACCGCGCTCGGGCTCGGCGACGACGTCCGCATCAACCCCTCGGGCGGCGCGCTGGCCGGCAACCCGATGTTCGCGGCCGGGCTCGCGCGCATCGGCGAGGCCGCCAGCCGGATCCTCACCGGGGAGGCGTCGAAGGTGCTCGCGCACGCCACGAGCGGGCCGGCCCTGCAGCAGAACCTCGTCGCGGTCCTGGAGGCATGA
- a CDS encoding OB-fold domain-containing protein, which translates to MSTSLSAPLDLAFDYTRSLGPVLGRFAAGLRERRIEGVRGADGRVHVPPVEYDPVTAAALTEFVPVSDEGTVLSWSWMAEPLAGQPLTTPFAWALIRLDGADTAMLHAVHVPGPADMSTGMRVRARWAAEPVGHIRDIAYFLPVGAPDGPSPAPPPESAQDGVMVTPIQLHYRHSASPEESRYLRGLAEGKLTGQRCPACGKVYIPPRGACPTDGVPTVDEVELPDTGIVTTFCIVNVPFLGQRIPPPYVAAYILLDGADIAFLHLVLGCDAAQVRMGMRVRAAWKPRDEWWTSLENISHFEPTGEPDAPYESFAHHL; encoded by the coding sequence GTGAGCACATCGCTGTCCGCACCGCTGGATCTGGCCTTCGACTACACCCGGTCCCTCGGGCCCGTGCTCGGCCGGTTCGCCGCCGGGCTGCGGGAGCGCCGCATCGAGGGCGTGCGCGGCGCGGACGGGCGCGTGCACGTGCCGCCGGTCGAGTACGACCCGGTCACCGCCGCGGCGCTCACCGAGTTCGTGCCGGTGTCCGACGAGGGCACGGTGCTGTCCTGGTCGTGGATGGCCGAACCGCTGGCGGGCCAGCCGCTCACCACGCCGTTCGCGTGGGCGCTGATCCGCCTGGACGGCGCCGACACCGCGATGCTGCACGCCGTGCACGTGCCCGGCCCCGCCGACATGAGCACCGGGATGCGGGTGCGGGCCCGCTGGGCCGCCGAGCCGGTCGGCCACATCCGCGACATCGCCTACTTCCTGCCCGTCGGCGCCCCGGACGGGCCCTCCCCCGCGCCGCCGCCGGAGTCCGCGCAGGACGGTGTCATGGTCACGCCGATCCAGCTGCACTACCGGCATTCGGCCTCGCCGGAGGAAAGCCGCTACCTGCGCGGGCTCGCGGAGGGCAAGCTGACCGGGCAGCGCTGCCCCGCCTGCGGGAAGGTCTACATCCCGCCGCGCGGCGCGTGCCCCACCGACGGTGTGCCCACAGTGGACGAGGTGGAGCTGCCCGACACCGGGATCGTCACCACCTTCTGCATCGTCAACGTGCCGTTCCTCGGCCAGCGCATCCCGCCGCCGTACGTGGCGGCCTACATCCTGCTCGACGGCGCCGACATCGCGTTCCTGCACCTGGTCCTCGGCTGCGACGCCGCGCAGGTCCGGATGGGCATGCGGGTGCGCGCGGCCTGGAAGCCGCGGGACGAGTGGTGGACGAGCCTGGAGAACATCAGCCACTTCGAGCCGACCGGCGAGCCGGACGCGCCGTACGAGTCCTTCGCCCACCACCTGTAG
- a CDS encoding sigma-70 family RNA polymerase sigma factor: MPIADFAARTEPHRPELLAYCYRMLGSVHEAEDLVQETMLRAWRARGRYDERKASIRTWLYRIATNVCLTALEGRARRPLPSGLGPPSTDPGTPLRPAFDVPWLQPFPDARLDDPATRAVHRDSMRLALVAAMQLLPPRQRAVWVLREVLEFSAAEVAGLLGTSAAAVNSALQRARAGLGGAVLDDITRPADPAARRTVEAYVRAFEAGDVGALVELLTDDAVLEMPPVPLWYRGRDDYAAFIRRVFAMRGTGWRMVPVAANGQPAVAAYAPKPGTGHRLHTLQLFTVTGGKIARTVVFGDPAVFATFGLPPVRQGLPAPTTHIAKYCDPPP; encoded by the coding sequence ATGCCGATCGCCGATTTCGCCGCGCGCACCGAACCGCACCGCCCGGAGCTGCTCGCGTACTGCTACCGGATGCTCGGGTCCGTCCACGAGGCCGAGGACCTGGTGCAGGAGACGATGCTGCGGGCGTGGCGGGCGCGCGGGCGCTACGACGAGCGCAAGGCGTCGATCCGGACCTGGCTGTACCGCATCGCGACGAACGTGTGCCTGACCGCGCTGGAGGGCAGGGCACGCCGCCCGCTCCCGTCCGGGCTCGGCCCGCCGAGCACGGACCCCGGGACGCCGCTGCGGCCGGCGTTCGACGTGCCGTGGTTGCAGCCCTTCCCGGACGCCCGGCTGGACGACCCCGCCACGCGCGCGGTGCACCGGGACAGCATGCGGCTGGCCCTGGTCGCCGCGATGCAGCTGCTGCCGCCGCGGCAGCGCGCCGTGTGGGTGCTGCGTGAGGTGCTGGAGTTCAGCGCCGCGGAGGTGGCCGGTCTGCTCGGCACGTCGGCCGCCGCGGTGAACAGCGCGCTGCAACGGGCGCGGGCGGGGCTGGGCGGCGCCGTCCTCGACGACATCACCCGCCCCGCCGACCCGGCCGCCCGCCGGACGGTGGAGGCCTACGTCCGCGCCTTCGAAGCGGGCGATGTCGGTGCGCTGGTCGAGCTGCTCACCGACGACGCCGTGCTGGAGATGCCGCCGGTGCCGCTGTGGTACCGCGGCCGCGACGACTACGCCGCGTTCATCCGGCGGGTCTTCGCGATGCGCGGGACCGGCTGGCGGATGGTCCCGGTCGCGGCCAACGGGCAGCCGGCCGTGGCCGCCTACGCGCCGAAACCGGGGACCGGGCACCGGCTGCACACGCTGCAGCTGTTCACCGTGACCGGTGGGAAGATCGCCCGCACCGTCGTGTTCGGAGACCCGGCGGTGTTCGCGACCTTCGGCCTGCCGCCGGTCCGTCAGGGCTTGCCCGCGCCCACCACCCACATCGCGAAGTACTGCGATCCACCGCCGTAG
- a CDS encoding dihydrofolate reductase family protein: MGKVIVIEFVTLDGVAEDPDGSGGTPGGGWAFRHGPEAVAGDKFELGPVLDTGVLLLGRTTWELFAKIWPGRTDEFSARMNAIPKLVASRTLAAAGGWQNSSVLGDNLVPAVRARTAVQDVIVTGSLSVVHELAGHGLVGEYRLMVFPTVLGTGRRLFADRTPPAELRLHSAGRKGEAVLLCYRGAGKPPTSRS, translated from the coding sequence ATGGGCAAGGTCATCGTCATCGAGTTCGTCACGCTGGACGGCGTCGCCGAGGACCCGGACGGTTCCGGTGGCACACCGGGCGGCGGCTGGGCGTTCCGGCACGGCCCGGAGGCGGTCGCCGGCGACAAGTTCGAGCTCGGACCCGTGCTCGACACCGGTGTGCTGCTGCTCGGCCGCACCACCTGGGAGCTGTTCGCGAAGATCTGGCCCGGCCGCACCGACGAGTTCTCCGCGCGGATGAACGCCATCCCCAAGCTCGTCGCGTCCCGGACCCTGGCCGCCGCCGGCGGGTGGCAGAACTCGTCGGTGCTCGGGGACAACCTCGTCCCGGCCGTCCGCGCGCGCACGGCCGTCCAGGACGTCATCGTCACCGGCAGCCTCAGCGTGGTGCACGAGCTGGCCGGCCACGGCCTGGTCGGCGAATACCGGCTGATGGTGTTCCCGACGGTGCTCGGCACCGGGCGGCGGCTGTTCGCCGACCGCACCCCGCCCGCCGAGCTGCGGCTGCACTCGGCCGGGCGGAAGGGCGAAGCGGTGCTGCTGTGCTACCGCGGCGCGGGGAAACCACCCACCTCCCGCTCGTAG